One window of Sulfurospirillum sp. 1612 genomic DNA carries:
- a CDS encoding YaaA family protein — translation MKILFSPSESKQKGGTDAPFHKQSFLFPECFQYRKKMIDLYHDVINNADINTLSKLFGIKDKKMIDYYRANLYTQKTRKAIERYDGVAFQYLDYASLNATSKDYLDHNTIIFSNLFGPILAGDRGLPDYKLKQGEKLGALRLEQFYKEHLTPALDDFLKDEEILDLRAGFYEKFYKIKQPFLSLKFIKNGKVVSHWAKAYRGIVLRMLALKNIDTVDALMHMDIDGLHIYEIKKQGLRTEVCYQIT, via the coding sequence ATGAAAATTCTCTTTTCACCTAGCGAATCAAAGCAAAAAGGGGGCACAGATGCCCCATTTCACAAGCAAAGTTTTCTCTTTCCAGAATGTTTCCAATACAGAAAAAAGATGATTGATTTGTATCATGATGTTATAAATAATGCAGATATTAACACACTCTCAAAACTTTTTGGCATCAAAGATAAAAAAATGATTGACTATTATCGGGCTAATCTCTACACACAAAAGACACGCAAAGCCATCGAACGTTATGATGGTGTGGCATTCCAATATCTCGATTATGCTTCATTAAATGCAACTTCAAAGGATTATCTCGATCACAATACGATTATTTTTTCAAATCTTTTCGGTCCGATTCTCGCAGGTGATAGAGGCCTCCCTGACTATAAATTAAAACAAGGAGAGAAATTAGGAGCCCTGCGTCTCGAACAATTTTACAAAGAACATCTGACTCCAGCATTAGATGATTTTTTAAAAGATGAAGAGATTTTGGACCTTCGAGCCGGATTTTATGAAAAATTTTATAAAATCAAACAACCCTTTCTTTCTTTGAAATTTATCAAAAATGGCAAAGTCGTGAGTCATTGGGCTAAGGCCTATCGGGGTATCGTGCTTCGTATGCTTGCTTTGAAAAATATTGACACGGTTGACGCACTCATGCACATGGATATAGACGGATTACATATTTATGAGATAAAAAAACAAGGCTTGCGAACTGAGGTATGTTACCAAATCACTTAA
- the tuf gene encoding elongation factor Tu: MAKEKYTRSKPHVNIGTIGHVDHGKTTLTAAISAVLSAKGLADFKDFDGIDNAPEERERGITIATSHIEYETDNRHYAHVDCPGHADYVKNMITGAAQMDGAILVVSAADGPMPQTREHILLSRQVGVPYIVVFMNKADMVDDEELLELVEMEIRELLSAYDFPGDDTPIVAGSALKALEEAKSGTLGEWSEKILELMAAVDSYIPEPVRETDKTFLMPVEDVFSISGRGTVVTGRIEKGTIKVGEEIEIVGIKDTQKTIVTGVEMFHKEMDQGEAGDNCGILLRGTKKEDVERGMVLCKPGSITPHTNFEAEVYILSKEEGGRHTPFFNNYRPQFYVRTTDVTGSITLPEGTEMVMPGDNVKISVELITPIALDEGTRFAIREGGRTVGAGVVSKINK; the protein is encoded by the coding sequence ATGGCAAAGGAAAAGTACACAAGATCTAAACCACATGTTAATATAGGAACAATCGGTCACGTTGATCACGGTAAAACTACATTAACAGCAGCAATATCAGCAGTTCTATCAGCAAAAGGACTTGCAGATTTTAAAGACTTTGACGGTATCGATAACGCACCTGAAGAGAGAGAAAGAGGGATTACGATTGCAACGTCTCATATTGAATATGAAACAGACAATCGTCACTATGCTCACGTGGACTGCCCAGGTCACGCGGATTACGTTAAAAACATGATTACAGGTGCTGCTCAAATGGACGGCGCTATTTTAGTTGTTTCTGCAGCTGATGGTCCTATGCCACAAACTAGAGAGCACATCCTATTGTCTCGCCAAGTTGGTGTTCCATATATCGTTGTATTTATGAATAAAGCCGATATGGTTGATGATGAAGAATTGTTGGAACTTGTTGAAATGGAAATTAGAGAACTTTTAAGTGCTTATGATTTTCCAGGTGATGACACTCCAATCGTAGCAGGTTCTGCACTTAAAGCGCTAGAAGAAGCAAAAAGTGGTACACTTGGCGAATGGTCAGAAAAAATCTTAGAGCTTATGGCTGCTGTTGATTCATACATCCCAGAACCAGTTAGAGAAACTGACAAAACATTCCTTATGCCAGTTGAAGACGTATTTTCAATCTCAGGCCGTGGTACAGTTGTGACCGGTAGAATTGAAAAAGGTACTATCAAAGTTGGTGAAGAAATCGAAATCGTTGGTATCAAAGATACACAAAAAACAATTGTTACCGGTGTTGAAATGTTCCATAAAGAAATGGATCAAGGTGAAGCAGGTGATAACTGTGGTATCCTTCTTAGAGGAACTAAAAAAGAAGATGTTGAAAGAGGTATGGTACTTTGTAAACCAGGCTCAATCACACCACATACAAACTTTGAAGCTGAAGTTTATATCCTAAGCAAAGAAGAAGGTGGTAGACATACTCCATTCTTTAATAACTACAGACCACAATTTTATGTAAGAACAACAGACGTTACTGGTTCAATCACATTGCCAGAAGGCACTGAAATGGTTATGCCAGGTGATAATGTTAAAATATCAGTAGAATTGATTACTCCAATTGCATTGGATGAAGGTACAAGATTTGCTATCCGTGAAGGTGGTAGAACTGTTGGTGCCGGTGTCGTTTCTAAAATAAACAAATAA
- the rpmG gene encoding 50S ribosomal protein L33, giving the protein MRVKIGLKCSESGDINYTTTKNSKTTTEKVELSKYCPRLKKHTVHKETKLKS; this is encoded by the coding sequence ATGAGAGTAAAAATCGGTTTAAAATGTAGTGAGTCTGGTGATATTAACTATACAACTACAAAAAATAGCAAGACAACTACTGAAAAAGTTGAATTAAGTAAGTATTGTCCACGACTTAAAAAACACACAGTTCACAAAGAAACAAAGTTAAAAAGTTAA
- the secE gene encoding preprotein translocase subunit SecE, whose product MEKIKNYYQQAKSELTKVIFPTKDQIRNAFVSVFVVVAVVSLFLAMIDMIMSYTLSNII is encoded by the coding sequence ATGGAAAAAATAAAAAATTATTATCAGCAAGCAAAATCTGAATTAACGAAAGTAATATTTCCTACAAAAGATCAAATCAGAAATGCATTTGTATCAGTATTTGTTGTTGTGGCTGTTGTTTCATTGTTCCTCGCAATGATAGATATGATTATGTCATATACATTATCAAATATCATATAA
- the nusG gene encoding transcription termination/antitermination protein NusG, translating to MMSHKWYAIQTYAGSEQAVKRAIENLVKDNGIEEKLKGVLVPTEDVMEVKNGEKKISERSLYPGYAFAELDLDTALWQQIQSLPKVGRFIGESKKPTPLSEKDINVILEKANKKGAPRPKIFFENGENVRITEGSFANFTGIVEEYDMEHGKLRLNVSIFGRSTPVEILYSQVEKIV from the coding sequence ATTATGTCACACAAATGGTATGCGATACAAACATATGCAGGTAGCGAACAAGCTGTAAAACGAGCGATAGAAAATCTAGTCAAAGATAACGGTATAGAAGAAAAACTTAAAGGCGTGCTTGTGCCTACAGAAGATGTTATGGAAGTTAAAAACGGAGAAAAAAAGATCAGTGAGAGAAGTTTGTATCCTGGATATGCCTTTGCAGAATTAGATCTTGATACGGCGTTATGGCAACAGATACAATCTCTTCCTAAAGTAGGACGATTTATCGGCGAATCAAAAAAGCCAACACCATTAAGCGAAAAAGACATCAATGTCATATTAGAAAAAGCAAACAAGAAAGGTGCCCCACGACCTAAAATATTTTTTGAAAACGGTGAAAATGTTAGAATTACTGAAGGGTCTTTCGCAAACTTTACTGGAATTGTTGAAGAGTATGACATGGAACATGGCAAGCTACGACTAAATGTCTCTATTTTCGGTAGAAGTACCCCTGTGGAGATTTTATATTCACAAGTTGAAAAGATAGTTTAA